The Bos indicus x Bos taurus breed Angus x Brahman F1 hybrid chromosome 25, Bos_hybrid_MaternalHap_v2.0, whole genome shotgun sequence genome has a window encoding:
- the OCM2 gene encoding putative oncomodulin-2: MSITDVLSADDIAAALQECQDPDTFEPQKFFQTSGLAKMSASQVKDVFRFIDNDQSGYLDEEELKFFLQKFESGARELTESETKSLMAAADNDGDGKIGADEFQEMVHS; this comes from the exons ATGAGCATCACAGATGTCCTCAGTGCTGACGACATTGCAGCAGCCCTGCAGGAGTGCCAAG ATCCAGATACCTTTGAACCCCAAAAATTCTTCCAGACATCGGGCCTTGCTAAGATGTCAGCCAGTCAGGTGAAGGATGTTTTTCGTTTCATAGACAACGACCAGAGTGGGTACCTGGATGAAGAAGAGCTGAA GTTTTTCCTCCAGAAGTTTGAGAGTGGTGCTAGAGAACTGACCGAGTCAGAAACCAAGTCCTTGATGGCAGCTGCAGACAATGATGGAGACGGGAAGATCGGGGCTGATG AATTCCAGGAAATGGTACATTCTTAA